Proteins co-encoded in one Henckelia pumila isolate YLH828 unplaced genomic scaffold, ASM3356847v2 CTG_391:::fragment_3, whole genome shotgun sequence genomic window:
- the LOC140871125 gene encoding probable zinc transporter 10: MIMSTTTAAIVLVLFLLVSNFSVQVVSVVQECGAEDDVGCVDKKKALPLKIIAIASILVTSMIGVCLPLVTRSIPALSPERSLFVIVKAFAAGIILATGFMHVLPDSFDMLSSPCLKDNPWHKFPFTGFVAMLSAIVTLMIDSMATSLYSQNNKSGVVVLPTAESRDQEMAAAADHDHESHFHGHHGHGAGKLINHVEAAGSQLLRYRVIAMVLELGIIVHSIVIGLSLGASNNTCTIKGLVAALCFHQMFEGMGLGGCILQAEYGLLKKAAMAFFFAVTTPFGIALGMALSSTYKENSPRSLITVGLLNASSSGLLIYMALVDLLAADFMGAKLQGSIKLQIKSYAAVLLGAGGMSLMAKWA, encoded by the exons atgatcatgAGTACTACTACTGCTGCTATTGTTTTGGTGTTGTTCCTTTTGGTTTCCAACTTTTCGGTGCAGGTTGTATCGGTTGTGCAGGAATGCGGAGCAGAAGATGATGTTGGCTGCGTGGACAAGAAGAAAGCACTGCCTCTCAAAATCATCGCCATTGCATCCATTCTCGTAACAAGCATGATCGGCGTATGCTTGCCACTTGTCACGCGCTCCATCCCCGCACTAAGCCCCGAACGCAGCCTCTTCGTGATCGTCAAGGCTTTTGCAGCTGGAATAATTCTGGCCACTGGCTTCATGCACGTTCTTCCTGATTCATTCGACATGTTGTCATCCCCCTGTTTGAAGGATAATCCATGGCATAAGTTCCCTTTCACTGGATTTGTGGCCATGCTTTCCGCAATCGTCACGCTTATGATCGACTCCATGGCCACCAGTCTATATAGTCAGAATAATAAATCAGGAGTAGTGGTGCTGCCCACGGCCGAGTCAAGAGACCAGGAGATGGCTGCAGCGGCAGATCATGATCATGAATCGCATTTTCATGGCCATCACGGCCATGGAGCTGGAAAATTGATTAATCATGTCGAGGCGGCCGGCTCACAACTTCTACGGTATAGAGTAATTGCAATG GTTCTAGAGCTGGGAATCATCGTTCATTCCATAGTGATAGGACTGTCTCTTGGCGCCTCCAACAACACTTGCACAATCAAAGGGCTGGTTGCCGCACTCTGCTTCCATCAAATGTTCGAAGGAATGGGTCTGGGCGGTTGCATTCTCCAGGCGGAATACGGCTTGTTAAAGAAGGCTGCGATGGCCTTCTTCTTCGCGGTGACCACTCCATTCGGGATTGCGCTGGGGATGGCATTGTCCAGCACTTACAAAGAAAACAGCCCTCGTTCCTTGATAACTGTGGGTCTGCTCAATGCTTCGTCTTCTGGCCTCTTGATTTACATGGCTCTCGTTGATCTGTTGGCAGCTGATTTTATGGGCGCCAAGCTGCAAGGCAGCATCAAATTACAGATCAAATCTTACGCCGCCGTCTTGTTGGGTGCCGGAGGGATGTCCCTCATGGCTAAATGGGCCTGA